In the Pseudomonas sp. ADAK2 genome, one interval contains:
- the tam gene encoding trans-aconitate 2-methyltransferase, whose product MSWSAKQYVAFEDERTRPARDLLAAIPPVDARSAIDIGCGPGNSTELLVERFDNAWVRGVDSSPDMIEAARKRLPQVKFDTVDIGTWNDSGPFDVIFANAVLQWLPDHATLLPSLASRLTKGGSLAIQMPDNLNEPSHRLMREIAANGPWASKLADAAGQRTEMASASDYYSMLRPHCKRVDVWRTTYHHPLAGGASGVVEWFKGSGLRPFLDPLDEGERAEYLKRYLAAVEQAYPALEDGTVLLPFPRLFIVATR is encoded by the coding sequence ATGAGTTGGTCCGCCAAGCAATACGTCGCTTTTGAAGATGAACGCACTCGCCCGGCTCGGGATCTGCTCGCGGCGATCCCGCCGGTGGATGCGCGCTCCGCCATCGACATCGGCTGTGGCCCCGGCAACTCCACGGAATTGTTGGTAGAGCGTTTCGACAATGCATGGGTGCGCGGCGTGGACAGTTCGCCCGACATGATCGAAGCCGCCCGCAAGCGTCTGCCGCAAGTGAAGTTCGACACCGTTGACATTGGTACCTGGAACGATAGCGGCCCGTTCGACGTGATATTCGCCAACGCGGTGTTGCAGTGGCTGCCTGATCACGCGACGTTGCTGCCGTCGCTCGCATCGCGGCTGACCAAGGGCGGCAGCCTGGCGATCCAGATGCCGGACAACCTCAACGAGCCGTCCCATCGCCTGATGCGTGAAATCGCCGCCAATGGTCCCTGGGCCAGCAAACTGGCGGACGCCGCCGGGCAACGGACAGAAATGGCGAGTGCCAGCGATTACTACTCGATGCTGCGGCCGCACTGTAAGCGGGTTGATGTGTGGCGCACGACTTACCATCATCCGCTGGCGGGTGGGGCGTCGGGTGTGGTGGAGTGGTTCAAAGGGAGTGGGTTGCGGCCGTTTCTGGATCCGCTGGATGAGGGTGAGCGGGCGGAATATTTGAAGCGGTATCTGGCGGCGGTCGAACAGGCTTATCCGGCGCTGGAGGATGGGACGGTGCTGTTGCCGTTTCCACGGTTGTTCATTGTCGCGACGCGGTAA
- a CDS encoding low affinity iron permease family protein, which produces MKFAKISQKLALWAGSPTTFMVAIILIAVWGLTGPIFGYNDTWQLIINTSTTIITFLMVFLIQNTQNRDTDILHLKIDELLRVTKEAQNAMLGLESLDLKQLEELRKQYRKIGEGETISMDVAPSGDKPKSNLDQC; this is translated from the coding sequence ATGAAATTCGCAAAAATCTCGCAGAAACTCGCGCTGTGGGCCGGCAGTCCCACGACGTTTATGGTCGCTATCATTCTGATTGCTGTGTGGGGGTTAACCGGGCCGATTTTTGGTTACAACGACACCTGGCAACTGATCATCAACACTTCCACCACCATCATCACCTTCCTGATGGTGTTCCTGATCCAGAACACCCAGAACCGCGATACGGATATTTTGCATTTGAAGATTGATGAGTTGCTGCGGGTGACCAAGGAGGCTCAAAACGCGATGCTGGGGCTGGAGTCGCTGGATCTGAAGCAGTTGGAAGAGTTGAGGAAGCAGTACCGCAAGATCGGCGAAGGCGAGACGATTTCCATGGACGTCGCCCCCAGCGGCGACAAGCCAAAATCAAACCTGGATCAATGCTGA
- the fos gene encoding fosfomycin resistance glutathione transferase — protein MLTGLNHLTFAVTDLNRSVAFYQGLLQLRLDATWDTGAYLSLPGLWLCLSFDPLRKSEPAADYTHYAFTVSAADFPVFVENLRSAGVQEWRDNRSEGASFYFLDPDGHKLEAHVGDLASRLQACRQRPYAGMKFFDDQSVDRQDLR, from the coding sequence ATGCTCACCGGCCTCAACCACCTGACCTTCGCCGTCACCGACCTGAATCGCAGCGTCGCGTTCTATCAAGGCCTGTTGCAGCTGCGCCTCGACGCGACCTGGGACACCGGCGCCTATCTTTCGCTGCCGGGCCTGTGGTTGTGCCTTTCCTTCGATCCACTGCGAAAATCCGAACCTGCCGCCGACTACACCCATTACGCCTTCACTGTCAGCGCTGCGGACTTTCCCGTGTTCGTTGAAAACCTGCGATCTGCCGGTGTGCAGGAATGGCGCGACAACCGCAGCGAAGGCGCGTCGTTTTACTTCCTCGATCCGGACGGCCACAAGCTCGAAGCCCATGTCGGTGACCTGGCGTCGCGCCTGCAAGCCTGTCGGCAACGGCCGTACGCCGGCATGAAGTTCTTCGACGATCAGTCAGTTGATCGCCAGGACCTGAGATAA
- a CDS encoding KGG domain-containing protein — MPNSRNSNSGNFANDRTKASEAGRKGGKTTTTTVDKDPAKPDMGRKGGQKSK; from the coding sequence ATGCCTAACTCAAGAAACTCGAACTCGGGAAACTTTGCCAACGATCGAACGAAGGCGTCTGAAGCCGGTCGCAAAGGTGGGAAAACTACCACCACGACTGTTGACAAAGACCCTGCGAAACCCGATATGGGCCGCAAAGGTGGTCAGAAATCCAAGTAG
- a CDS encoding inclusion body family protein translates to MSRFTDVLVTIDTETILKNYPNISKDPARPTMIDVNHVYMVTNRDNVINGQAGGELNVRASVGDMIRWRETSLSQSFEKAVIFYKFIGNNGNELITPPSPRKATACVAVPNTSNPSVPSCQKVDNHYWSSETLSCGSVTYHFHFLIVDRDCKIVGCCSWDPFITITN, encoded by the coding sequence ATGTCTCGATTCACGGATGTGCTGGTCACGATCGATACCGAAACCATTCTGAAAAACTACCCGAACATCAGTAAAGACCCCGCCAGGCCAACGATGATCGACGTTAATCATGTGTACATGGTGACCAACCGGGACAACGTGATCAATGGCCAGGCCGGTGGCGAACTCAATGTCAGAGCCAGCGTGGGCGATATGATTCGCTGGCGTGAAACCAGCCTGTCGCAGAGCTTCGAGAAGGCTGTGATTTTCTACAAGTTCATTGGCAACAACGGCAACGAGTTGATCACCCCGCCTTCGCCACGCAAGGCTACGGCCTGCGTCGCCGTCCCTAACACCAGCAACCCATCGGTGCCGAGCTGCCAGAAAGTCGATAACCATTACTGGTCTTCGGAAACCCTGTCGTGCGGTAGCGTGACCTATCACTTCCATTTCCTGATCGTCGATCGCGACTGCAAAATCGTCGGCTGCTGCTCGTGGGATCCGTTCATTACCATCACCAATTGA
- a CDS encoding LysE family translocator — MTPSLLMAVLASGFIYGITPGPGVLAVFGIGAARGRRAGAGFLCGHLLGDVVWCSTALIAIVGAREIGSTAFDVLGVLSGLYLFWLGVRAIRARRSSAETPQGPARQPFWHGILFGLTNPKAYPVAVATFTALLSSRAELLHWSMLPWLIALSFVGGLLAYAILIGIVGARQVRTVYQRHELLITRLCGVMFIGFAINALAHALPGLVTNKA, encoded by the coding sequence ATGACCCCATCGCTACTAATGGCCGTTCTCGCCTCCGGTTTTATCTACGGCATCACCCCCGGCCCGGGCGTGCTGGCGGTGTTCGGGATTGGCGCGGCCCGTGGTCGACGGGCGGGGGCGGGGTTCCTGTGCGGGCATTTGCTCGGGGACGTGGTCTGGTGCAGCACCGCGCTGATCGCGATTGTCGGCGCCCGGGAAATCGGCAGCACGGCGTTCGATGTGTTGGGCGTGCTCAGCGGGCTCTATCTGTTCTGGCTCGGTGTGCGGGCGATTCGCGCTCGCCGCAGCAGCGCTGAAACCCCGCAAGGGCCGGCGCGGCAGCCGTTCTGGCACGGCATCCTGTTCGGCCTGACCAATCCGAAAGCCTACCCGGTGGCCGTGGCGACGTTCACCGCGTTGCTGTCCAGCCGCGCCGAATTGCTCCATTGGTCGATGCTACCTTGGCTGATTGCCCTGAGCTTTGTGGGCGGATTGCTGGCGTACGCTATTCTCATTGGTATTGTCGGTGCGCGGCAGGTGCGCACCGTGTATCAACGCCATGAACTGTTGATCACTCGGCTGTGCGGGGTAATGTTTATCGGTTTCGCCATCAACGCCCTGGCCCATGCATTGCCGGGGTTGGTCACGAACAAGGCTTGA
- a CDS encoding DMT family transporter: protein MSTLQWAGLLLLAVIAGAVVPFQSAINANLSRGLGHPLWATLASLLVSLLVLLPIILALRLPLPSLAFISKAPLWMWAGGVFGVCFVALAVMLLPKLGASGFVVLALTGQVIASMVLDHFGLFGLVERQLTLPRVFGAVLLVAGVVLIQFSGASGKALIATS from the coding sequence ATGAGTACGTTGCAGTGGGCCGGTCTGTTGCTGCTGGCAGTGATTGCCGGGGCGGTGGTGCCGTTTCAGAGTGCGATCAATGCCAACCTGAGTCGGGGCCTCGGGCATCCGTTATGGGCGACGCTGGCCTCGTTGCTGGTGAGTTTGCTGGTGCTGCTGCCGATCATCCTCGCCCTGCGTTTGCCGCTGCCGTCTTTGGCGTTTATCAGCAAAGCGCCGTTGTGGATGTGGGCCGGTGGCGTGTTCGGCGTGTGCTTTGTGGCGCTGGCGGTGATGTTGCTGCCGAAACTCGGTGCGTCGGGATTTGTGGTGCTGGCGCTGACCGGGCAAGTGATTGCCTCGATGGTGCTCGACCATTTCGGGTTGTTCGGACTGGTGGAGCGGCAGTTGACCTTGCCCCGGGTGTTTGGCGCGGTGTTGTTGGTGGCGGGGGTGGTGTTGATTCAGTTCAGTGGTGCATCGGGTAAAGCGTTGATTGCGACTTCTTGA
- a CDS encoding class I SAM-dependent methyltransferase: MTQNIYDDPEFFQGYSQMGRSIGGLDAAPEWPALQSMLPPMKGLKVVDLGCGYGWFSRWASEQGAHSVLGLDVSEKMLEQARNTTSAINIQYARADLEHLDLPTGSFDLAYSSLALHYIKDLPGLFANIHAALKPSSRFVFSIEHPIFMAPRNPGWLIDGEGRKRWPLDSYQLEGERVTNWLADGVIKQHRTVGTLLNTLIAAGFTIRHVNEWGPSDAEVAAQPALAEERERPMMMLVAVGR, from the coding sequence ATGACGCAAAACATTTACGACGATCCTGAGTTTTTCCAGGGTTACAGCCAGATGGGCCGTTCTATCGGAGGTTTGGACGCCGCGCCTGAATGGCCTGCGCTTCAATCAATGCTGCCGCCGATGAAAGGCTTGAAGGTGGTGGACCTGGGCTGCGGCTATGGCTGGTTCAGCCGTTGGGCCAGTGAGCAAGGTGCCCACAGCGTGCTTGGTCTCGATGTGTCGGAGAAGATGCTGGAACAGGCGCGCAATACGACCTCCGCTATCAACATCCAATACGCCCGCGCCGACCTTGAACATCTCGACTTGCCTACCGGCAGTTTCGACCTTGCCTACAGCTCTTTGGCGCTGCATTACATCAAGGATCTGCCAGGCCTGTTCGCCAATATCCACGCAGCCCTGAAACCTAGTTCACGCTTTGTATTTTCCATCGAACACCCGATTTTCATGGCGCCGCGTAATCCCGGTTGGCTGATTGATGGCGAAGGTCGCAAGCGTTGGCCGCTGGACAGCTATCAGTTGGAAGGCGAGCGTGTGACGAATTGGCTGGCTGATGGGGTGATCAAGCAGCACCGCACGGTGGGGACTTTGCTGAATACGTTGATTGCAGCGGGATTCACGATTCGGCACGTCAATGAATGGGGGCCGAGTGACGCCGAGGTGGCAGCGCAGCCGGCTCTGGCGGAGGAGCGAGAGCGGCCGATGATGATGTTGGTGGCGGTGGGACGTTGA
- a CDS encoding DUF4142 domain-containing protein: MSRMATRIRNASFATLLGLCASSAFAQSPADFINDASAKGMADIEASRLAHQKTESKEVKDYTVVVINDLTTANQHLAKIAKKLDLPVAPREEVIDKSKTMIPEVKDGPTFDQAYAASQVQTTQQAIAQIEQEAKTTDVPEIKAFAEETLPKLQNHLQMAKALQASR; this comes from the coding sequence ATGAGCCGGATGGCCACCCGTATACGCAATGCCAGTTTTGCCACGTTGCTGGGCCTGTGCGCCAGCAGCGCCTTTGCCCAGTCGCCCGCCGACTTCATCAACGATGCCTCCGCCAAAGGCATGGCCGACATCGAAGCCAGTCGCCTGGCGCACCAGAAAACCGAATCCAAAGAGGTCAAGGACTACACGGTCGTCGTCATCAACGATCTGACCACCGCCAACCAGCATCTGGCGAAGATCGCCAAGAAGCTCGACCTGCCGGTGGCACCTCGTGAAGAAGTGATCGACAAGTCCAAAACCATGATCCCGGAAGTCAAGGACGGCCCGACCTTCGACCAGGCCTACGCCGCCAGCCAGGTGCAAACCACCCAGCAGGCCATCGCGCAGATCGAGCAAGAAGCGAAGACCACCGACGTCCCGGAAATCAAGGCGTTCGCCGAAGAAACCTTGCCAAAACTGCAAAACCACCTGCAGATGGCCAAGGCCCTGCAAGCCAGCCGCTAG
- a CDS encoding sensor domain-containing protein, translating to MTTRNSAPLASYIDLLLDAVCAVDKQGRFVFVSAACERVFGYTPDELVGQAMIDLVHPADRQRTLDAAREIMDGEPKLNFENRYLRKDGRVVHILWSARWSEVDQLRIAVARDITERKQAESRQAALYAISEAAHAAEDLLALFKRIHTIIGEWLPALNFSVALYDEHCAQLNFPYHIDDREHQPELPGTVTGRLCAEVVRSGQPILLTPDQDALPEGFKALVAGQDSPCWLGVPLNSQNGTIGALIVKSEAGGERYTEQDKELLQYVCAQVATAIERKQLHARLQHMAQYDQLTQLPNRELLRERLKSSLAKARSEGGRMALLYVDLDRFKQVNDTHGHAVGDMLLQAVANRLKGCVRESDTVARIGGDEFVVLLHSIHAAEDADSVAGKIRQVLVQPLRLDGHSLNIEPSIGAALYPEHGTEEKQLFRYADEAMYAVKRLRHRPLEA from the coding sequence ATGACCACCCGAAATTCCGCGCCTTTGGCGAGCTACATCGACCTGTTGCTGGACGCCGTTTGTGCGGTGGATAAACAGGGTCGCTTCGTATTTGTCAGCGCGGCTTGCGAGCGTGTTTTCGGCTACACCCCGGATGAGTTGGTCGGCCAAGCGATGATCGACCTGGTACACCCCGCCGACCGCCAGCGCACCCTCGATGCCGCGCGGGAAATCATGGACGGCGAGCCCAAGCTCAACTTCGAAAACCGCTATCTGCGCAAGGACGGCCGGGTGGTGCACATCCTTTGGTCGGCGCGTTGGTCGGAAGTCGATCAACTGCGCATCGCCGTGGCCCGGGACATCACCGAACGCAAACAGGCCGAGTCGCGACAAGCGGCGTTGTATGCGATCTCCGAAGCGGCCCATGCGGCGGAAGATTTGCTGGCGCTGTTCAAACGCATCCACACGATCATCGGTGAATGGCTGCCGGCGCTGAATTTTTCCGTGGCGCTGTACGACGAGCACTGCGCGCAGCTGAACTTTCCCTATCACATCGACGACCGTGAACATCAACCCGAACTGCCCGGCACGGTGACCGGACGCCTGTGCGCCGAGGTCGTTCGCAGTGGCCAGCCGATCTTGCTGACCCCGGACCAGGACGCGCTACCCGAAGGCTTCAAGGCGCTGGTGGCGGGGCAGGATTCCCCGTGCTGGCTCGGCGTGCCGCTGAACTCGCAGAACGGCACCATCGGTGCGCTGATCGTCAAAAGCGAGGCCGGCGGCGAGCGCTACACCGAGCAGGACAAAGAGCTGCTGCAATACGTCTGCGCCCAGGTCGCGACCGCCATCGAGCGCAAGCAGCTGCACGCGCGGCTGCAACACATGGCCCAATACGATCAACTCACCCAACTGCCCAATCGCGAATTGCTCCGCGAGCGGCTCAAATCGTCGCTGGCGAAAGCTCGCTCCGAGGGCGGGCGGATGGCGCTGTTGTACGTTGATCTCGACCGTTTCAAACAGGTCAACGACACCCACGGCCATGCGGTCGGCGACATGTTGCTGCAAGCGGTGGCCAATCGGCTCAAGGGCTGCGTGCGCGAGAGCGACACCGTGGCGCGCATCGGCGGCGATGAGTTCGTGGTGCTGCTGCACAGCATCCACGCCGCCGAAGACGCCGACAGCGTCGCCGGAAAAATCCGACAAGTGTTGGTACAACCCCTGCGCCTGGATGGCCACAGCCTGAACATCGAACCGAGCATCGGTGCGGCGCTCTATCCTGAGCACGGCACGGAAGAAAAGCAGTTGTTTCGCTACGCCGACGAGGCGATGTACGCGGTCAAACGCCTGCGTCACCGGCCGCTTGAAGCCTGA
- a CDS encoding LysR family transcriptional regulator: protein MQQMNDLRRIDLNLLVILDALLSEQHVTRAAERLHLSQPAVSHALGRLRDLLGDPLLVRAGATLVPTPRALELIAPLAEALAQVQSLLAPNTFDPATAKRTFRLAMSDYGAAIVLPGLIRTLRREAPGIDLQISHASREGMLDGVLNGDIDVAAGVFPELPNELRSTPLFEEHYACLVDRHSLPADGTLDLPTYLARPHVLLEMRGSGTPEIERALTALRERRRVAISLPHWSVAPEFISGTDLILTVASRGLRDVDEQSLIVVPPPFHIPSFTFVLVWHKRRGGDQALNWLNGRIEQGIKPVIN, encoded by the coding sequence ATGCAGCAGATGAATGATCTACGACGCATCGACCTCAACCTGCTGGTGATCCTCGACGCCTTGCTCAGCGAGCAACACGTGACCCGTGCCGCCGAGCGTCTGCACTTGAGTCAACCGGCGGTCAGCCATGCGTTGGGACGCTTGCGCGATCTGCTCGGCGACCCGTTATTGGTGCGCGCCGGCGCCACGCTCGTGCCGACGCCAAGAGCGCTGGAGTTGATCGCACCGTTGGCCGAAGCCCTGGCCCAGGTGCAATCGCTGCTGGCACCCAACACCTTCGACCCGGCCACCGCCAAACGCACCTTTCGCCTGGCGATGTCCGACTACGGCGCAGCCATCGTCCTGCCGGGGCTGATCCGCACCTTGCGCCGGGAAGCGCCGGGCATCGACCTGCAAATCAGCCACGCCAGCCGCGAAGGCATGCTCGATGGCGTGCTCAACGGCGATATCGACGTCGCGGCGGGGGTGTTTCCAGAATTACCCAATGAACTGCGCAGCACGCCATTGTTCGAGGAGCACTACGCCTGCCTGGTCGACCGCCACAGCCTGCCCGCCGACGGCACGCTCGATCTACCGACCTACCTGGCCCGTCCCCACGTCCTGCTGGAAATGCGCGGCAGCGGCACCCCGGAAATCGAGCGGGCACTGACGGCCCTGCGCGAACGCCGTCGCGTGGCGATCAGCCTGCCGCACTGGAGCGTTGCGCCGGAGTTCATCAGCGGCACGGATTTGATCCTGACCGTGGCCTCGCGTGGGTTGCGCGATGTTGATGAGCAATCGCTGATTGTTGTCCCGCCACCGTTTCATATTCCTTCGTTTACCTTTGTGCTGGTCTGGCATAAACGGCGCGGCGGGGATCAAGCGTTGAATTGGTTGAATGGGCGGATTGAGCAGGGGATAAAGCCAGTCATTAATTAA
- a CDS encoding type I restriction endonuclease, which yields MEFFEKLTSLAAKVRLQSAAIKTEEATKNAFVMPFISTVLGYDVFDPTEVTPEFVCDIGTKKGEKIDYAIMKGGEVQILIECKKIGEPLHINHASQLFRYFHVTSARISILTNGQVYKFFTDLDAPNKMDEKPFLELDLLEIDEYSVPELIKLTKSAFDVDSIISAAGELKYVSQIKKIIASQVSKPDDDFVKVFASRVYDGVITQKVREQFHELTRKAVVQFLNDQINERLKSAMSGAIQPTLASLPVPAGVAEQPDVRDQSEDKIITTLEELEGYHIVRAVVRSVVDAKRIVQRDTQSYFGILLDDNNRKPICRLHFNRSQKYIGIFDQEKNETRHPISSIDDIYNYSDDLKKTVGYYE from the coding sequence ATGGAATTCTTTGAAAAGTTAACAAGTCTAGCCGCCAAAGTTCGTTTACAAAGTGCTGCAATCAAGACGGAAGAGGCGACCAAGAACGCCTTTGTCATGCCCTTTATCAGTACCGTGCTCGGCTATGATGTTTTCGATCCGACCGAAGTGACCCCGGAATTCGTTTGCGATATCGGAACGAAAAAGGGAGAAAAAATTGACTACGCGATCATGAAAGGCGGTGAGGTCCAGATTCTGATCGAATGCAAAAAGATCGGCGAACCACTGCACATCAATCATGCCTCTCAACTCTTCCGCTATTTCCATGTCACCAGCGCTCGAATCTCCATCCTGACCAACGGCCAAGTCTACAAATTCTTCACCGACCTGGATGCGCCGAACAAGATGGACGAGAAGCCATTCCTTGAACTTGATTTACTGGAAATCGATGAATACTCCGTTCCCGAACTGATCAAGCTCACCAAGTCCGCGTTCGACGTCGATTCGATCATCAGCGCCGCAGGCGAATTAAAGTACGTCAGCCAAATCAAGAAGATCATTGCGTCGCAGGTCAGCAAACCGGATGACGACTTCGTCAAAGTTTTCGCGTCACGCGTGTACGACGGGGTCATTACGCAAAAAGTCCGTGAACAGTTCCACGAGCTGACGAGAAAGGCAGTGGTGCAGTTCCTTAATGACCAGATCAATGAACGGCTCAAGTCGGCTATGAGCGGAGCTATTCAACCAACCCTGGCTTCTCTACCTGTTCCCGCTGGTGTTGCTGAACAGCCAGATGTTCGAGATCAGTCAGAGGACAAGATTATTACGACTCTGGAGGAGCTGGAGGGTTATCACATCGTTCGCGCCGTGGTTCGTTCAGTTGTCGATGCCAAGCGGATTGTTCAGCGCGACACACAGAGTTACTTCGGCATTTTGCTTGACGACAACAACCGCAAGCCGATTTGTCGTCTGCATTTTAATCGCTCACAGAAATACATCGGGATCTTCGACCAAGAGAAAAATGAAACCCGACATCCCATCAGTTCGATAGACGATATCTACAACTATTCGGATGATTTGAAAAAGACAGTTGGCTATTACGAGTAA
- a CDS encoding MFS transporter yields MSLNVLEAGASPSVSHDVEKALVSKVAWRLMPLIMVCYLFAFFDRINISFAKFQLQTDLSLSDTAYGLGAGLFVVGYVLFEVPSNMMLYKVGARRWIARIMMSWGVATAAMVFVNSEWQFYALRFVIGAMEAGFAPGVLYYLTLWFPQHYRGRITSMLFLSSAFAGLVGAPFSGLVLQHLDGVMDMRGWHWLFLLGGVPCIVLGFLVLKLLKDRIEDAHWLTASEKTLLASRIAHHEPHKGGGSLLAALKIPGFLTLGLIYFLIQVASYGLNFWAPQLIRSAGTESPVMIGLLTAIPYICGAISMVVIGRLSDSTGERRKFVAGLVTLGAVGFFCAGIFANHTTFLIVALGLLGAGIIACIPSFWTLPPKLLAGAGAGAAGGIAVINTLGQFGGIVSPVMVGRIKDLTGSTTPALYVIGVAALIAAALLMWGLPQKLRTLDKF; encoded by the coding sequence ATGAGCCTCAACGTACTGGAGGCGGGCGCGAGCCCGTCCGTTAGCCACGATGTCGAAAAAGCCCTGGTCAGCAAGGTCGCCTGGCGTCTGATGCCGCTGATCATGGTTTGCTACCTGTTCGCGTTTTTCGACCGCATCAACATCAGCTTCGCCAAGTTCCAGCTGCAGACCGACCTGAGCCTGAGCGACACCGCCTATGGCCTCGGTGCCGGGTTGTTCGTGGTCGGTTACGTGCTGTTCGAAGTGCCGAGCAACATGATGCTGTACAAGGTCGGCGCACGGCGCTGGATCGCCCGGATCATGATGTCCTGGGGCGTCGCCACCGCCGCCATGGTCTTCGTCAACAGCGAATGGCAGTTCTACGCATTGCGCTTTGTCATCGGCGCGATGGAGGCCGGTTTCGCCCCGGGCGTCCTGTATTACCTGACGCTGTGGTTCCCGCAGCACTATCGCGGGCGCATCACTTCGATGCTGTTTCTGTCGTCGGCGTTTGCCGGTCTGGTTGGCGCACCGTTCTCCGGTCTGGTGCTGCAACACCTCGACGGCGTGATGGACATGCGCGGCTGGCACTGGCTGTTCCTGCTCGGCGGCGTGCCCTGCATCGTTCTCGGCTTTCTGGTGCTGAAGTTGCTCAAGGACCGCATCGAAGACGCCCATTGGCTGACCGCTTCGGAGAAGACGTTGTTGGCCAGTCGCATCGCTCATCACGAACCGCACAAGGGTGGCGGCTCGCTGCTCGCGGCGTTGAAGATTCCGGGGTTTCTGACCTTGGGCCTGATCTACTTCCTGATCCAGGTCGCGTCCTACGGCTTGAATTTCTGGGCGCCGCAATTGATCCGCAGCGCGGGGACTGAAAGCCCGGTGATGATCGGCCTGCTAACCGCCATTCCCTACATCTGCGGAGCGATCAGCATGGTGGTGATCGGGCGCTTGTCTGACTCCACCGGTGAACGCCGCAAGTTTGTCGCCGGCCTGGTGACGCTGGGCGCGGTCGGGTTCTTCTGCGCCGGGATCTTCGCCAACCACACGACCTTCCTGATCGTCGCGCTGGGCTTGCTCGGTGCCGGGATCATCGCCTGCATCCCGAGCTTCTGGACCCTGCCACCGAAACTGCTGGCCGGTGCTGGCGCTGGTGCAGCGGGCGGGATTGCCGTGATCAACACCCTCGGCCAGTTTGGCGGCATCGTCAGCCCGGTGATGGTGGGGCGAATCAAGGACCTGACCGGCAGCACCACCCCGGCGCTGTACGTCATCGGTGTCGCGGCGTTGATCGCTGCAGCGCTGCTGATGTGGGGCCTGCCGCAGAAACTGCGCACCCTCGACAAGTTTTAA
- a CDS encoding AidA/PixA family protein, with amino-acid sequence MTSEPIKSPSSSVATANNVLLIVDAESLLAKYPTPSLEAENPTSVSDGFIFAVVGKDPKKPVINDSLLKLTVSNGKTFHIRGRTVSLLAENNVVFYDMTVGDTQVLSLPTLVVHTGLTVPAPNPTNPTQPGSHQADDHYWECSQLTAGVATCELSFMLVNQRCEAVGYFSWAVEVELSA; translated from the coding sequence ATGACTTCCGAACCGATCAAATCGCCCTCTTCCAGCGTCGCGACCGCCAACAATGTATTGCTGATCGTCGATGCCGAATCGCTGCTGGCAAAGTACCCGACACCGAGTCTTGAGGCTGAAAATCCGACGTCTGTCAGCGACGGATTCATCTTCGCCGTTGTCGGCAAAGACCCCAAGAAACCTGTTATAAATGACAGCTTATTGAAATTAACTGTCAGCAATGGAAAAACCTTTCACATTCGCGGCCGCACCGTGAGTTTGCTCGCTGAAAACAACGTGGTGTTCTACGACATGACCGTGGGCGATACCCAAGTACTCTCCCTGCCGACACTGGTTGTACACACCGGCCTCACTGTCCCGGCGCCCAACCCGACCAACCCGACCCAACCGGGCAGTCACCAGGCCGATGATCACTATTGGGAGTGTTCGCAACTCACTGCCGGCGTAGCCACCTGTGAGTTGAGCTTCATGTTGGTTAACCAGCGATGTGAAGCGGTGGGGTATTTCAGTTGGGCGGTTGAGGTGGAGCTTTCTGCTTGA